Proteins co-encoded in one Novosphingobium sp. TH158 genomic window:
- a CDS encoding glutamate ligase domain-containing protein, whose amino-acid sequence MTSLTQHPWFFSGIGGSGMLPLALILKGLGAQVAGSDRSRDQGRTPEKFAWLESLGFSLFPQDGSGVTSDRQVIVASAAVEDTVPEMVRARELGCPRMSRAELLSRLFNAAPCGIAIAGTSGKSTVTGMTGWILEQAGRAPTIMNGAVMKNFVAPDAPFASARVGSGEVFVSEVDESDGSIALYNPEVAVLLNVSLDHKSMEELRELFGDFLRRAKAAAVNLDDPEVRALVPGDRGHCRTFAIEAQDADIAVVPGSIIESPTGIAAQVRESGNGAVHRLELRVPGRHNLANALAAMAAASMAGVSLGECISALSSFAGLARRFDIVGTSASGITVIDDFGHNPEKCAATLAALKAHPGRVIAFFQPHGYGPLRQMGHELAEVFARMLGPDDVTILCDPVYFGGTVDRSEGSERIVRLIAEAGGKAEYVPSREDCGKRIAAIARPGDRVVVMGARDDTLSAFARSILDEVSS is encoded by the coding sequence ATGACATCGCTTACCCAACACCCCTGGTTCTTCTCCGGCATCGGCGGATCGGGAATGCTGCCGCTGGCGCTCATCCTGAAGGGCCTCGGTGCCCAGGTCGCCGGATCCGACCGCAGCCGTGACCAGGGCCGAACGCCGGAAAAGTTCGCCTGGCTGGAAAGCCTGGGTTTCAGCCTGTTTCCCCAGGACGGCAGCGGCGTGACCAGCGACCGGCAGGTGATCGTGGCATCGGCGGCGGTCGAAGATACCGTGCCGGAAATGGTCCGCGCCCGTGAATTGGGCTGCCCGCGCATGAGCCGCGCCGAATTGCTCTCGCGCCTGTTCAACGCCGCGCCTTGCGGGATCGCCATCGCCGGCACCAGCGGCAAGAGCACGGTGACCGGGATGACCGGCTGGATCCTCGAACAGGCCGGCCGCGCGCCCACCATCATGAACGGCGCCGTGATGAAGAACTTCGTCGCGCCCGACGCCCCTTTCGCCTCGGCCCGGGTCGGATCGGGAGAGGTCTTCGTCTCCGAAGTCGATGAAAGCGACGGTTCGATCGCCCTCTACAACCCGGAAGTGGCGGTGCTGCTCAACGTCAGCCTCGATCACAAGTCGATGGAGGAACTGCGCGAGTTGTTCGGCGATTTCCTGCGCCGGGCCAAGGCAGCAGCGGTCAATCTGGACGATCCGGAAGTGCGGGCACTCGTTCCGGGAGATCGCGGGCATTGCCGGACCTTCGCGATCGAGGCGCAGGATGCCGACATTGCCGTCGTCCCCGGCTCCATCATTGAAAGCCCGACAGGCATTGCCGCCCAGGTGCGCGAAAGCGGCAACGGCGCGGTCCACCGGCTGGAACTGCGCGTTCCGGGCCGGCACAACCTTGCCAACGCCCTTGCCGCCATGGCTGCTGCCAGCATGGCCGGGGTCTCTCTGGGCGAATGCATTTCGGCCCTGTCCTCCTTCGCCGGTCTGGCGCGCCGGTTCGACATCGTCGGCACCAGCGCTTCGGGCATCACAGTCATCGACGATTTCGGCCATAACCCGGAAAAGTGCGCTGCCACCCTTGCCGCGCTGAAGGCTCACCCCGGCCGGGTGATCGCCTTCTTCCAGCCCCACGGCTATGGCCCGCTGCGCCAGATGGGCCACGAACTGGCCGAGGTCTTCGCACGGATGCTGGGACCGGACGATGTCACGATCTTGTGCGATCCGGTCTATTTCGGCGGCACGGTCGATCGCTCCGAAGGCTCGGAACGCATTGTCCGCCTGATCGCCGAAGCTGGCGGCAAGGCGGAATATGTCCCCTCGCGCGAGGACTGCGGCAAGCGCATCGCCGCCATCGCCCGGCCGGGTGACAGGGTTGTCGTGATGGGCGCGCGCGACGATACGCTCTCCGCATTCGCCCGCAGCATTCTTGACGAGGTGAGCAGTTGA
- a CDS encoding PilZ domain-containing protein, with translation MMPDGQEAATFQLRRAERVAFDLMVKYRLWGFRGTIMLKDMTPFGARIEGLPDLRMGDEVTLLLPGLQPKHSTVAWADGSSAGVEFDHPLHGEVFKDLVRDYARSRPTFDTVPAPLRAAA, from the coding sequence ATGATGCCGGATGGACAGGAAGCCGCCACGTTCCAGTTGCGCCGGGCCGAGCGCGTGGCCTTCGACCTGATGGTCAAGTACCGCCTCTGGGGCTTTCGCGGTACGATCATGCTGAAGGACATGACGCCCTTCGGCGCGCGGATCGAGGGCCTGCCGGACCTTCGCATGGGTGACGAGGTGACGCTCCTTCTGCCCGGCCTGCAGCCCAAGCATTCGACTGTCGCCTGGGCCGATGGCAGCTCTGCCGGGGTCGAATTCGACCATCCGCTGCACGGCGAAGTCTTCAAGGATCTGGTCCGCGACTACGCGCGGTCGCGCCCGACGTTCGATACGGTGCCGGCACCCCTGCGCGCCGCGGCGTGA
- a CDS encoding alpha/beta hydrolase has translation MRRLILPALAAIACASAAHADDPKPRPVFTEDGTVKVPAFELPPSAFLSPEALAQQKARARMGLPIMDSSRGEMSAVEARKALARYLQPQVDRYLKMFAVDVSETTIAGVPARIVAPKGGKADPKRVLINLHGGAFSTCWESCSLIESVPIAGTGNFRVISVNYRMGPEARHPAGLEDVEKVYRDLLKRYKPSQIGVFGCSAGGALTAQLGAWLPKRGLPQPAALGIFGAGGLRFGAGDSAWIASAIDGSFAGPAKPGEKAIDMTKGYFDGADMGDDVLSPALHPAVIAKFPPSLVITGTRAMDMTPAIFTNSKLLEAGVRSTLIVGEGMGHCYIYSEDLPEAKAAWQVIVRHFRENLK, from the coding sequence ATGCGCCGCCTGATCCTGCCTGCGCTTGCCGCAATCGCCTGCGCTTCCGCCGCCCACGCCGACGATCCGAAACCGCGTCCGGTCTTTACCGAGGACGGCACGGTAAAAGTCCCGGCCTTCGAACTGCCGCCATCCGCCTTTCTCAGCCCCGAAGCGCTCGCCCAGCAGAAGGCGCGCGCCCGGATGGGCCTGCCGATCATGGACAGCTCGCGCGGGGAAATGTCGGCGGTAGAGGCGCGCAAGGCGCTGGCCCGCTACCTGCAGCCGCAGGTGGATCGCTACCTCAAGATGTTCGCGGTCGATGTCAGCGAAACGACCATCGCCGGCGTTCCGGCAAGGATCGTCGCGCCAAAGGGCGGCAAGGCCGATCCGAAGCGCGTGCTGATCAACCTGCACGGCGGCGCTTTTTCCACCTGCTGGGAAAGCTGCTCGCTGATCGAATCGGTGCCGATCGCCGGAACGGGCAATTTCCGGGTGATTTCGGTCAACTATCGCATGGGGCCGGAAGCGCGCCATCCTGCCGGACTGGAAGACGTCGAAAAGGTCTATCGCGACCTGCTCAAGCGCTACAAGCCAAGCCAGATCGGCGTGTTCGGCTGTTCGGCGGGCGGTGCGCTGACTGCCCAGCTGGGTGCCTGGCTGCCCAAGCGCGGCCTGCCGCAACCCGCAGCGCTCGGCATCTTCGGCGCGGGCGGGCTCCGATTCGGCGCGGGCGATTCGGCATGGATAGCCTCTGCCATCGACGGCTCCTTCGCCGGCCCCGCCAAACCCGGCGAGAAGGCCATCGACATGACCAAGGGCTATTTCGATGGCGCGGACATGGGCGACGATGTCCTCTCCCCCGCCCTGCACCCGGCGGTGATCGCCAAATTCCCGCCCAGCCTGGTCATCACCGGCACGCGCGCGATGGACATGACGCCAGCGATCTTCACCAATTCCAAGCTGCTGGAAGCCGGGGTCAGATCAACCCTGATCGTCGGCGAGGGCATGGGCCATTGCTATATCTACAGCGAGGACCTGCCCGAGGCGAAGGCCGCCTGGCAGGTGATCGTCCGGCACTTCAGGGAAAACCTGAAGTAA
- a CDS encoding DUF808 domain-containing protein, producing the protein MPSGLVALLDDISVIAKTAAASIDDVGVAAAKAGSKAAGVVIDDAAVTPSYVTEFTPDRELPIIWQITKGSLRNKLLILLPAALLLSQFVPWAITPLLMLGGLFLCFEGAEKVVEKLGADKIGETLEDPITDMAEFERERVTGAVRTDFILSAEIMAIALNEVANEPLLSRALILAAVAIAITVLVYGAVALIVKMDDIGLHMVENRRTAAAKAFGRGLLLAMPKLLAVLSTVGTAAMLWVGGGILLHGSHELGFHAPSDAAHAVQHWVELATGPLGGLLGWLSYAVASAVVGLVLGGLVAWVVHILPRKDGKAH; encoded by the coding sequence ATGCCATCCGGCCTCGTCGCCCTGCTCGACGATATTTCGGTCATCGCCAAGACGGCTGCCGCCTCGATCGACGATGTCGGCGTGGCCGCCGCCAAGGCAGGGTCCAAGGCTGCTGGCGTGGTGATCGACGATGCGGCCGTGACGCCAAGCTACGTCACCGAGTTCACTCCCGATCGCGAATTGCCGATCATCTGGCAGATCACCAAGGGCTCGCTGCGGAACAAGCTGCTGATCTTGCTTCCCGCTGCCCTGCTGCTCAGCCAGTTCGTGCCCTGGGCGATCACGCCGTTGCTGATGCTGGGTGGTCTGTTCCTCTGCTTCGAGGGCGCCGAGAAAGTCGTCGAGAAGCTTGGCGCGGACAAGATCGGCGAGACGCTGGAAGATCCGATCACCGACATGGCCGAATTCGAGCGCGAACGCGTGACCGGTGCGGTGCGGACGGACTTCATCCTTTCCGCCGAAATCATGGCCATTGCCCTGAACGAGGTGGCGAACGAACCCTTGCTCAGCCGTGCGCTGATCCTTGCGGCGGTGGCGATTGCCATCACCGTGCTGGTCTATGGCGCGGTCGCGCTGATCGTGAAGATGGACGACATCGGCCTGCACATGGTCGAAAACCGCCGTACTGCCGCCGCTAAGGCTTTCGGGCGCGGGCTGCTGCTCGCCATGCCAAAGCTGCTGGCGGTCCTGTCCACGGTTGGCACTGCGGCCATGCTGTGGGTCGGCGGCGGCATCCTGCTGCATGGCAGCCACGAACTGGGCTTCCACGCCCCGTCGGATGCCGCCCATGCGGTGCAGCACTGGGTAGAACTGGCCACCGGCCCGCTCGGCGGCCTGCTCGGCTGGCTGAGTTATGCCGTGGCCTCGGCCGTGGTCGGGCTCGTCCTCGGCGGGCTGGTCGCCTGGGTCGTGCACATCCTGCCGCGCAAGGACGGCAAGGCGCACTGA
- a CDS encoding response regulator transcription factor, translating into MMTTVLITDPPPHLVSELRQRRPSWRLHDLSDLPSADASEGRVWAFIDWICPQMSGLELCRRLRDAGPTRRAHLTMVLESADMEARRRALQAGADDYLLGPLDADRIVERVDGAGARTAALAPRQVHRHGGIAVDIAAHQVRFEGSIVSLRPNEFRLFVHFLENPDQVFSRGALIEHLGKHALGIDERTVDVWIGRLRRSLVAAGAPDPLRTVRSLGYVLDSLE; encoded by the coding sequence ATGATGACAACTGTCCTGATAACCGATCCGCCGCCGCATTTGGTGAGCGAACTGCGCCAGCGGCGCCCGTCGTGGCGCTTGCATGACCTATCCGACCTGCCATCGGCAGATGCTTCGGAAGGCCGGGTCTGGGCCTTCATCGACTGGATCTGCCCGCAGATGTCCGGGCTCGAACTCTGCCGACGCTTGCGTGATGCCGGACCGACCCGGCGCGCGCACCTGACCATGGTGCTGGAAAGCGCCGACATGGAGGCGCGCCGCAGGGCCCTGCAGGCCGGGGCCGATGATTACCTGCTCGGGCCGCTCGATGCAGACAGGATCGTCGAGCGGGTTGACGGGGCCGGCGCACGCACCGCTGCGCTGGCTCCCCGCCAGGTTCACCGCCACGGCGGCATCGCGGTAGATATCGCAGCGCACCAGGTACGCTTTGAAGGCAGCATCGTTTCGCTGCGGCCCAACGAATTCCGCCTGTTCGTCCATTTCCTCGAGAACCCTGACCAGGTCTTTTCGCGCGGGGCGCTGATCGAGCACCTTGGTAAGCACGCTTTGGGTATCGACGAGCGCACGGTGGACGTGTGGATCGGCCGCCTGCGCCGATCGCTGGTGGCGGCGGGCGCGCCCGATCCGCTGCGCACCGTCCGCTCGCTCGGCTATGTGCTCGATTCGCTGGAATAG
- a CDS encoding TonB-dependent receptor, whose translation MKSVSTLRFASLAAIASALIAVPGAAHATIAVGAEGVTVAGAQSADAVPADEQTQDGTYSSGLTEIVVTATKRETNLQKTPIAISVLAPDAIKDRHVQSLIDMADGVVPSLRVATFESRQTALTIGIRGIVPADANQTARDQGVGVYIDGVYLGRQQGLNAALFDIQRVEVLRGPQGTLFGRNAEGGALNIVTRKPSGEFGGRATAGFGNFGSYNGEIHVDLPAVANISVKLDGLINHQDATVTNPLAGQTGWNYRHNVGGRVTALWKPFDGFSVEVSYDKAKGESTPLYSQLINYNPNNRPVGTYVGTTLTCPAPATSCIAPLSPLVVVTGENTRQTAAEIGVPQQPSIDRTEGVTGTLKYTVAPGLELRSITAWRSVGTDQWDNSGGAHRTIFAPNANFSRYSLSNLRQDQFSQEFQAVGSMDQLEYAVGLYYFTEEVREFAATPSTNKWNATGTGYTINDAMTWQQANWSVQRDSNAKAKSYAAFAQATWSPRDNLHLTVGGRYTKDEREGTLTKVQNKPANFPFTFENSRFDPMVTLAMEPADGVNLYAKYSTGYRAGGANARSQTFAAFGPESVKAYELGAKLDLLDRRLRLNLAGYIMDRKGTQIDFDNVDTNPTSPTFNLHTQETRNAPGVSKIRGVEAELTARPVDGLTLGASYAYTHVDVPAIANPFLPGNPLTKVFTAFTPKHAASGYIDYDLPINDSGSKLRFHIDGNYASEQYSFQDEDVLAQPSFIANARVALVDLPMGNGGQLVTFSVWARNLFDETHYYRRSNANNNTLGAYANFNAPRTFGGDVTINF comes from the coding sequence ATGAAATCCGTTTCCACCCTTCGCTTTGCCTCGCTCGCCGCGATTGCCAGCGCGCTGATCGCCGTGCCGGGCGCGGCCCATGCGACCATCGCTGTCGGAGCCGAAGGCGTGACCGTTGCAGGAGCGCAGTCCGCAGACGCCGTCCCCGCCGATGAACAGACGCAGGATGGCACCTACAGCTCGGGCCTGACCGAAATCGTCGTCACCGCGACCAAGCGCGAGACTAACCTGCAGAAGACGCCGATCGCGATTTCGGTGCTCGCCCCCGACGCGATCAAGGACCGCCACGTGCAGAGCCTGATCGACATGGCCGACGGCGTCGTCCCTTCGCTGCGCGTCGCCACCTTCGAATCGCGCCAGACTGCTCTCACCATCGGCATCCGTGGCATCGTTCCCGCCGACGCCAACCAGACCGCGCGTGACCAGGGCGTGGGCGTCTACATCGACGGCGTCTACCTTGGCCGTCAGCAGGGCCTCAACGCCGCCCTGTTCGACATCCAGCGCGTCGAAGTGCTGCGCGGGCCGCAGGGCACGCTGTTCGGCCGCAATGCCGAAGGCGGCGCGCTCAACATCGTCACCCGCAAGCCGAGCGGCGAATTCGGTGGCCGCGCCACCGCCGGCTTCGGCAACTTCGGCAGCTACAACGGCGAGATCCACGTCGACCTGCCGGCCGTTGCGAACATCTCGGTCAAGCTGGACGGCCTGATCAACCACCAGGATGCCACCGTCACCAACCCGCTCGCCGGACAGACCGGCTGGAACTATCGCCACAACGTCGGCGGCCGCGTCACCGCGCTGTGGAAGCCGTTCGACGGGTTCTCGGTCGAAGTGTCCTATGACAAGGCCAAGGGCGAAAGCACCCCGCTTTACAGCCAGCTGATCAACTACAATCCCAACAACCGCCCGGTCGGCACCTATGTCGGCACCACGCTGACCTGCCCCGCCCCGGCCACCAGCTGCATCGCCCCGCTGTCGCCGCTGGTCGTGGTGACGGGTGAGAACACCCGCCAGACCGCCGCCGAAATCGGCGTGCCGCAGCAGCCGAGCATCGACCGCACCGAAGGCGTGACCGGCACGCTCAAGTACACGGTCGCCCCCGGCCTCGAACTGCGCTCGATCACCGCATGGCGTTCGGTCGGCACCGACCAGTGGGACAACTCGGGCGGCGCACACCGCACGATCTTTGCCCCCAATGCCAACTTCAGCCGCTACAGCCTGTCGAACCTGAGGCAGGACCAGTTCAGCCAGGAATTCCAGGCTGTCGGCTCGATGGACCAGCTCGAATATGCGGTCGGCCTCTACTACTTCACCGAGGAAGTCCGCGAATTCGCCGCCACGCCTTCGACCAACAAGTGGAACGCGACCGGCACCGGCTATACCATTAACGACGCGATGACCTGGCAGCAGGCCAACTGGTCGGTCCAGCGTGACAGCAACGCCAAGGCCAAGTCCTATGCCGCCTTCGCCCAGGCAACCTGGAGCCCGCGCGACAACCTGCACCTGACCGTGGGCGGCCGCTACACCAAGGACGAGCGCGAAGGCACGCTGACCAAGGTGCAGAACAAGCCGGCGAACTTCCCCTTCACCTTCGAAAACAGCCGCTTCGACCCGATGGTGACGCTGGCGATGGAACCGGCGGACGGGGTCAACCTCTATGCCAAGTACTCGACCGGCTACCGCGCCGGCGGTGCCAACGCGCGTTCGCAGACCTTTGCCGCCTTCGGTCCGGAATCGGTCAAGGCCTATGAACTTGGTGCCAAGCTCGACCTGCTCGACCGCCGCCTGCGCCTGAACCTTGCCGGCTACATCATGGACCGCAAGGGCACCCAGATCGACTTCGACAACGTCGATACCAACCCGACCAGCCCGACCTTCAACCTCCACACCCAGGAAACCCGAAACGCCCCCGGCGTGTCGAAGATCCGCGGTGTCGAGGCTGAACTGACCGCGCGTCCGGTCGACGGACTGACGCTGGGTGCGTCCTATGCCTATACCCACGTCGATGTACCGGCGATCGCCAACCCGTTCCTGCCGGGCAACCCGCTGACCAAGGTGTTCACCGCCTTCACGCCGAAGCACGCGGCCTCGGGCTACATCGACTATGATCTGCCGATCAATGACAGCGGCTCCAAGCTGCGCTTCCACATCGACGGCAACTACGCCAGCGAGCAGTACAGCTTCCAGGACGAGGACGTCCTCGCTCAGCCCAGCTTCATCGCCAATGCCCGCGTGGCGCTGGTGGACCTGCCGATGGGCAATGGCGGCCAGCTCGTCACCTTCTCGGTCTGGGCGCGCAACCTGTTCGACGAAACGCACTACTATCGCCGCTCTAACGCCAACAACAACACGCTAGGCGCCTATGCCAACTTCAACGCCCCGCGCACCTTCGGCGGCGATGTGACGATCAACTTCTGA
- the rpsF gene encoding 30S ribosomal protein S6 translates to MPLYEHVFLARQDLSQAQVDALAATATEIVEANQGKVTKTETWGLKSLAYKIARNRKAHFVLLNIDAPAGVVAELERQTAINEDVIRWLTVRVDEHESGPSVQMRKNDRERAKRREREEF, encoded by the coding sequence ATGCCGTTGTACGAGCATGTTTTCCTGGCACGCCAGGATCTGAGCCAGGCGCAGGTTGATGCGCTGGCTGCTACCGCCACCGAGATCGTCGAAGCCAACCAGGGCAAGGTCACCAAGACCGAAACCTGGGGCCTCAAGAGCCTCGCCTACAAGATCGCCCGCAACCGCAAGGCGCACTTCGTGCTGCTCAACATCGATGCCCCCGCCGGCGTCGTTGCCGAACTCGAGCGTCAGACCGCGATCAACGAAGACGTGATCCGCTGGCTGACCGTCCGCGTCGACGAGCATGAATCGGGCCCCTCGGTTCAGATGCGCAAGAATGACCGCGAGCGCGCCAAGCGCCGTGAACGCGAGGAGTTTTGA
- the rpsR gene encoding 30S ribosomal protein S18 translates to MARAFFRRRKSCPFSGKNAPKIDYKDTRLLQGFMSERGKIVPSRITAVSAKKQRELGQAIKRARHLGLLPYLVK, encoded by the coding sequence ATGGCACGCGCATTTTTCCGCCGCCGCAAGTCGTGCCCCTTCTCGGGCAAGAACGCGCCGAAGATCGATTACAAGGACACGCGCCTGCTTCAGGGCTTCATGTCCGAACGTGGCAAGATCGTGCCGAGCCGCATCACCGCCGTTTCCGCCAAGAAGCAGCGTGAACTGGGCCAGGCCATCAAGCGCGCCCGTCACCTGGGCCTGCTGCCCTACCTCGTGAAGTAA
- the rplI gene encoding 50S ribosomal protein L9 — protein sequence MEIILLERVEKLGGIGDVVTVKDGYARNFLLPNKKALRANEANRKVFEANRAKIEADNAERRKAAEAESGNVEGKSVVLIRASSNAGQLYGSVSVRDIVDALVADGAQVTKSMIVLERPIKTIGVFDVKVALHPEVSVNVKVNVARSPDEAEQQAQGVDVLAQMFEEEAKPVGFTEAFDPNAEPGEIPADVAEDAAAAADEA from the coding sequence ATGGAAATCATCCTCCTCGAACGTGTCGAGAAGCTGGGCGGGATCGGCGATGTCGTGACCGTGAAAGACGGCTACGCCCGCAACTTCCTGCTGCCCAACAAGAAGGCGCTGCGCGCCAACGAAGCCAACCGCAAGGTCTTCGAAGCCAACCGCGCCAAGATCGAAGCCGACAACGCCGAGCGCCGCAAGGCTGCCGAAGCCGAATCGGGCAACGTCGAAGGCAAGTCGGTCGTCCTGATCCGCGCCTCGTCGAACGCCGGCCAGCTTTACGGTTCGGTTTCGGTGCGTGACATCGTCGATGCCCTGGTTGCCGATGGCGCCCAGGTCACCAAGTCGATGATCGTGCTTGAGCGTCCGATCAAGACCATCGGCGTGTTCGACGTGAAGGTTGCCCTGCACCCGGAAGTGTCGGTCAACGTCAAGGTCAACGTCGCCCGCTCGCCGGACGAAGCCGAACAGCAGGCCCAGGGCGTCGACGTCCTTGCCCAGATGTTCGAAGAAGAAGCGAAGCCCGTCGGCTTCACCGAAGCCTTCGACCCCAACGCCGAACCGGGTGAAATCCCGGCCGACGTGGCGGAAGATGCTGCTGCGGCTGCTGACGAAGCCTGA
- a CDS encoding pseudouridine synthase: MALILFNKPYGVLCQFSPERGGPPRPTLADFVKVPGVYPAGRLDTDSEGLLLLTDDGRLQARIADPRFKLPKTYLVQVEGEPDEAALGKLRRGVMLKDGMTLPAGAERIDDPQLWPRDPPVRFRKTVPDSWIALTIHEGRNRQVRRMTAAVGLPTLRLVRWRVGEWSLEALPPGEWWQV, encoded by the coding sequence ATGGCGCTGATCCTGTTCAACAAGCCCTACGGCGTGCTTTGCCAGTTTTCCCCGGAACGTGGCGGTCCGCCGCGCCCGACGCTGGCCGATTTCGTCAAGGTTCCGGGCGTCTATCCTGCCGGCAGGCTCGATACCGACAGCGAAGGGCTGCTGTTGCTCACCGACGACGGCAGGCTCCAGGCGCGGATTGCCGATCCGCGTTTCAAGCTGCCCAAGACCTATCTCGTCCAGGTGGAAGGCGAGCCCGACGAAGCGGCGCTCGGCAAGCTGCGGCGCGGCGTGATGCTGAAGGACGGGATGACCCTGCCGGCCGGGGCGGAGCGTATCGACGATCCGCAGCTATGGCCGCGCGACCCGCCGGTGCGCTTCCGCAAGACCGTGCCCGACAGCTGGATTGCGCTCACCATTCACGAGGGGCGAAACCGCCAGGTGCGCCGCATGACCGCCGCGGTCGGCCTGCCCACGCTGCGCCTGGTGCGCTGGCGCGTGGGGGAATGGAGCCTTGAAGCATTGCCGCCCGGAGAGTGGTGGCAAGTCTGA